From the genome of Syngnathus acus chromosome 24, fSynAcu1.2, whole genome shotgun sequence, one region includes:
- the gpr176 gene encoding G-protein coupled receptor 176 — MDSVTWAAMVGDGAANMTAAHIWLSVLNSSSHPPAEGTALDDRDQLIREQAYRDFTTAVQVLILIGSLLGNATVVWCTCSTNVFKSVTNRFIQNLACTGICAGLVCVPFDVALGSSPHCCWWLHTLLLCKTIKFLHKLFCSVTVLNFSAIALDRYYSVLYPLERKISDARSRDLVIYIWVHAVVVSLPVFAVTNVTDVYVTSSCSEDHARSLGHTLYVFVYNVTTVILPLALVFFFMLLIRRALSASQKKKVIIAALRTPQNSISIPYVSQREAELHASLLAVVLAFTACSAPYGALVVYRTLLVDPKEVPASLYLTALWLPKVSLLTNPLLFLTVNRSARHGCLELLARIQRRYSRRNMVSTGALASLGGEVVIGEPVGLETAGRSGSQLLEMFNIGQQHIFRPSEEEEENVANEIPTQGLDEDQENGSRQRGVRAHGMTKNDLLQRHGGGLTNDDTPPLAAPRSSPVHTCAYTSSSQVAPATLPETKDPTQFGFGPFELPPQWLPETRNSKKRLLPPLGNTPEELIQTKLPKPRPERRISRNNKVSTISAVDP, encoded by the exons ATGGATAGTGTGACTTGGGCTGCAATGGTCGGAGACGGCGCAGCCAACATGACAGCTGCTCATATCTGGCTGAGTGTCCTCAATTCCTCCAGCCATCCACCCGCCGAGGGGACAGCGCTGGACGACCGAGACCAGCTGATCCGGGAGCAAGCCTACCGGGACTTCACCACTGCCGTCCAGGTTCTCATCCTCATAGGGTCGCTACTCG GAAACGCCACCGTCGTGTGGTGCACCTGCTCCACAAACGTCTTCAAATCCGTAACCAATCGCTTCATCCAAAACTTGGCTTGCACGGGCATCTGCGCCGGACTGGTTTGCGTTCCCTTCGACGTGGCGCTGGGTTCCAGTCCTCATTGCTGCTGGTGGCTTCACACGCTCTTACTCTGCAAGACCATCAAGTTCCTTCACAAACTCTTCTGCTCGGTCACTGTGCTCAATTTCAGCGCCATTGCGCTCGACAG ATACTATTCAGTGCTATACCCACTGGAAAGGAAGATCTCAGATGCAAGATCCAGGGATCTGGTCATCTACATTTGGGTCCACGCAGTGGTGGTGAGTCTCCCCGTGTTTGCCGTGACCAACGTCACCGACGTGTACGTGACGTCGTCCTGCTCAGAAGACCACGCCCGTTCCCTGGGGCACACGCTCTATGTGTTCGTTTACAACGTCACCACGGTCATCCTCCCTCTGGCGTtggttttcttcttcatgctGCTCATCCGGAGAGCGCTCAGCGCTAGTCAGAAAAAGAAGGTGATCATCGCAGCCTTGCGGACGCCGCAGAACAGCATCTCCATCCCGTACGTGTCTCAACGGGAGGCCGAACTGCACGCCAGTCTCCTGGCGGTCGTGCTGGCTTTCACTGCCTGCAGCGCCCCCTATGGGGCGTTAGTTGTCTATCGCACACTTTTGGTAGACCCCAAAGAGGTGCCGGCATCTCTGTATCTCACAGCCTTATGGCTTCCTAAGGTGTCCCTCCTCACCAACCCGCTTTTGTTCCTGACTGTTAATCGCTCGGCACGCCACGGTTGCCTGGAACTGCTAGCCAGGATCCAGAGACGCTACAGCCGACGGAACATGGTTAGCACAGGGGCTCTGGCGTCTCTGGGCGGGGAGGTTGTGATAGGAGAACCGGTAGGACTGGAGACAGCGGGTCGTTCTGGAAGCCAACTTCTGGAGATGTTCAACATCGGACAACAGCATATTTTCCGGCCCtccgaggaagaagaggaaaatgTAGCCAACGAGATCCCGACTCAGGGGTTAGATGAGGATCAGGAGAACGGATCTCGACAAAGAGGCGTCCGGGCACACGGAATGACCAAAAACGATCTGTTGCAGAGACACGGAGGCGGGCTCACAAATGACGACACCCCCCCCTTGGCGGCGCCGCGCTCATCTCCAGTTCACACGTGCGCTTATACCTCCTCGTCACAGGTGGCGCCAGCTACGCTTCCAGAAACAAAAGACCCAACCCAGTTTGGGTTCGGACCCTTTGAATTGCCCCCTCAATGGTTACCTGAGACCAGGAACAGCAAGAAGAGGTTGCTTCCGCCATTGGGTAACACACCCGAGGAGCTCATCCAGACCAAGTTGCCCAAACCGCGGCCCGAAAGGCGAATAAGCAGGAATAATAAGGTCAGCACCATCTCGGCTGTTGACCCTTGA